One Bacillus amyloliquefaciens DSM 7 = ATCC 23350 DNA window includes the following coding sequences:
- the acpP gene encoding acyl carrier protein: MADTLERVTKIIVDRLGVDEADVKLEASFKEDLGADSLDVVELVMELEDEFDMEISDEDAEKIATVGDAVNYIQNQQ; the protein is encoded by the coding sequence ATGGCAGATACATTAGAGCGTGTAACGAAAATCATCGTAGACCGCCTTGGCGTTGATGAAGCTGACGTCAAACTTGAAGCTTCTTTCAAGGAAGACTTAGGTGCTGATTCCCTAGATGTAGTTGAGCTTGTTATGGAACTTGAAGACGAGTTTGATATGGAGATTTCTGACGAAGATGCTGAAAAGATTGCAACAGTCGGCGACGCTGTGAACTACATACAAAACCAGCAATAA
- the rncS gene encoding ribonuclease III, whose translation MSKHSHFKDKKKFYKKIEQFKEFQERISVHFQNEKLLYQAFTHSSYVNEHRKKPYEDNERLEFLGDAVLELTISQFLFAKYPAMSEGDLTKLRAAIVCEPSLVSLAHELSFGDLVLLGKGEEMTGGRKRPALLADVFEAFIGALYLDQGLEPVQQFLKVYVFPKINDGAFSHVMDFKSQLQEFVQRDGKGSLEYKILNEKGPAHNREFEALVSLKGEALGIGNGRSKKEAEQHAAQEALAKLQKHHTKQ comes from the coding sequence ATGTCAAAACACTCACATTTTAAAGATAAAAAAAAGTTCTATAAAAAAATAGAGCAGTTTAAAGAGTTCCAAGAACGGATTTCGGTTCATTTTCAAAACGAGAAACTTTTGTATCAAGCATTTACACATTCATCTTATGTGAATGAGCATCGGAAAAAGCCGTATGAAGACAATGAAAGGCTTGAATTTTTAGGTGACGCTGTTTTGGAACTGACGATCTCCCAATTCTTATTTGCCAAATATCCGGCCATGAGTGAAGGAGATTTGACGAAGCTGAGAGCCGCTATCGTATGCGAGCCGTCACTCGTCTCCCTTGCCCACGAATTGTCATTCGGCGATCTTGTTCTCTTGGGTAAAGGAGAAGAAATGACGGGCGGCAGAAAGCGTCCTGCGCTTTTAGCGGATGTGTTTGAAGCGTTTATCGGCGCACTGTATCTGGATCAGGGCCTTGAGCCGGTTCAGCAATTCCTGAAAGTGTACGTGTTCCCTAAAATAAACGATGGTGCTTTTTCTCATGTGATGGATTTCAAAAGCCAGCTTCAAGAATTTGTACAGCGGGACGGGAAAGGATCGCTTGAGTACAAAATTCTCAATGAAAAAGGGCCCGCCCACAACCGGGAATTCGAGGCGCTTGTCTCTCTTAAAGGTGAGGCGCTCGGTATCGGGAACGGACGTTCCAAAAAAGAAGCCGAGCAGCATGCGGCACAGGAAGCTCTTGCAAAATTGCAAAAACACCATACGAAACAATAA
- the smc gene encoding chromosome segregation protein SMC: MFLKRLDVIGFKSFAERISVDFVKGVTAVVGPNGSGKSNITEAIRWVLGEQSARSLRGGKMEDIIFAGSDSRKRLNLAEVTLTLDNEDHFLPIDYHEVSVTRRVYRSGESEFLINNQQCRLKDIIDLFMDSGLGKEVFSIISQGKVEEILSSKAEDRRSIFEEAAGVLKYKTRKKKAENKLFETQDNLNRVEDILHELEDQVEPLKIQASIAKDYLEKKKELEHVEIALTAFDIEELHGRWSGLKEKVQAAKEEELAESSAISAKEAMIEETRDKIHALDESVNELQQVLLVTSEELEKLEGRKEVLKERKKNAAQNREQLEESVTHYTNKEAELKADIEKQSAVFDKLRAEVKRLDAQVKEKQQALSLHNENVEEKIEQLKSDYFELLNSQASIRNELQLLDDQMSQSAVQQARLTANNEKYLQERNDISVRKAACEEELAAVEADIHNQVGRYREVQTAYEQKKRQYEKKESALYQAYQFVQQARSKKDMLETMQGDFSGFYQGVKEVLKQKEQLGGIRGAVLELISTEQKYETAIEIALGAAAQHVVTDDEQAARKAIQYLKQNSFGRATFLPLTVMKPRQLQTCDEQTASKHPSFLGTASGLVTYDAAYRNVIQNLLGTVLITEDLKGANELAKLLGHRYRIVTLEGDVVNPGGSMTGGAVKKKNNSLLGRSRELETVTARLAEMEEKTALLEKEVKTLKQAIQELEHTLSSLREDGEAFRTKQQDVKGRLYELEVAEKNINTHLELYDQEKASLTESSRDKETRKSALEEQLSEASGQLKELEEEMDRLTKQKQTLSSTKETLSHELTECKIAAAKKEQACSSEEDNLKRLRKELEETQLALKETREDLSLLTSEMTSSTSGEEQLEEAAQHKLHDKTRTIELIASRRDQRVKLQRALDTNELELKEMKRLYKQKTEILKDEEVKLGRMEVELDNLLQYLREEYSLSFEGAKEKYQLEIEPEEARKRVKLIKLSIEELGAVNLGSIDEFERVNERYQFLTEQKNDLTEAKNTLFQVIEEMDSEMSKRFHETFIQIRSQFNDVFRSLFGGGRAELKLTEPNDLLNSGVDIIAQPPGKKLQNLNLLSGGERALTAIALLFSILKVRPVPFCVLDEVEAALDEANVFRFAQYLKKYSGDSQFIVITHRKGTMEEADVLYGVTMQESGVSRMVSVKLEETKEFVQ, encoded by the coding sequence ATGTTCCTCAAACGTTTAGACGTTATAGGATTTAAATCATTTGCAGAACGGATATCCGTTGACTTTGTAAAAGGCGTCACGGCCGTTGTCGGGCCAAACGGCAGCGGAAAAAGCAACATCACCGAAGCCATCCGCTGGGTGCTCGGCGAACAATCAGCCCGCTCGCTTCGGGGCGGAAAAATGGAAGATATCATTTTTGCAGGAAGTGACTCACGCAAGCGGCTGAATCTTGCCGAAGTCACTTTAACACTTGATAATGAAGATCATTTTCTCCCGATCGATTATCACGAAGTCAGCGTGACGAGACGGGTATACCGTTCCGGAGAAAGTGAATTTCTCATCAACAATCAGCAGTGCCGCCTGAAAGACATCATTGACTTATTCATGGACTCCGGGCTCGGAAAAGAAGTGTTTTCCATTATCAGCCAGGGGAAAGTCGAAGAGATTCTCAGCAGCAAAGCGGAAGACCGCCGCAGTATTTTTGAAGAAGCGGCCGGCGTGCTGAAATATAAAACAAGAAAGAAAAAAGCGGAAAACAAGCTGTTTGAGACGCAGGATAACTTAAACAGGGTGGAAGATATTCTCCACGAGCTTGAAGATCAGGTCGAACCGCTTAAAATCCAGGCATCAATCGCCAAAGACTACTTAGAAAAAAAGAAAGAGCTTGAGCATGTCGAAATCGCCCTTACCGCTTTTGATATCGAAGAACTGCATGGCAGATGGTCGGGTTTAAAAGAAAAGGTGCAGGCGGCAAAAGAAGAAGAATTGGCGGAATCATCGGCGATATCTGCTAAAGAAGCGATGATAGAAGAGACGAGAGATAAAATTCACGCGCTTGATGAATCCGTCAACGAGCTGCAGCAGGTTCTGCTCGTGACCAGTGAAGAGCTTGAAAAGCTGGAAGGCCGGAAAGAAGTGCTCAAAGAGCGCAAAAAAAACGCCGCGCAAAACCGGGAACAGCTTGAGGAATCCGTTACACATTACACGAACAAAGAAGCCGAACTGAAAGCGGACATCGAAAAACAGTCTGCCGTCTTTGATAAGCTGCGTGCGGAAGTGAAACGGTTAGATGCTCAGGTGAAAGAAAAGCAGCAGGCTCTCAGTCTGCATAATGAAAACGTAGAAGAGAAAATCGAACAATTAAAAAGCGATTACTTTGAATTGTTAAACAGCCAGGCGTCGATCCGCAACGAGCTGCAGCTTTTAGATGACCAGATGTCCCAATCTGCCGTTCAGCAGGCGAGACTGACCGCAAACAATGAAAAATATCTTCAGGAACGAAATGATATTTCCGTCCGCAAAGCGGCGTGCGAAGAAGAATTGGCCGCCGTTGAAGCGGACATTCACAATCAGGTCGGCCGCTACCGCGAAGTCCAGACCGCATATGAACAGAAAAAACGCCAGTATGAAAAGAAAGAATCAGCGCTGTATCAAGCGTATCAATTTGTACAGCAGGCCAGATCCAAAAAAGATATGCTTGAAACGATGCAGGGCGATTTTTCAGGGTTTTACCAAGGTGTAAAAGAAGTGCTGAAACAGAAAGAGCAGCTTGGCGGCATCCGCGGCGCCGTTCTCGAACTGATTTCCACCGAACAAAAATATGAAACGGCGATCGAAATTGCACTCGGCGCAGCGGCGCAGCACGTTGTCACAGACGATGAGCAGGCGGCGCGGAAAGCGATTCAATATTTAAAACAGAATTCCTTCGGCCGCGCGACGTTCCTGCCGCTTACGGTCATGAAGCCGCGCCAGCTCCAAACCTGTGATGAACAGACGGCTTCGAAGCATCCTTCTTTTCTCGGCACAGCGAGCGGGCTTGTCACGTATGATGCGGCATATCGAAATGTCATTCAAAACCTTCTCGGCACCGTGCTGATCACTGAAGATTTAAAAGGCGCGAATGAACTGGCCAAGCTTCTCGGTCACCGCTACCGCATCGTGACGCTTGAGGGCGATGTCGTTAATCCGGGCGGATCAATGACGGGCGGCGCAGTCAAAAAGAAAAACAATTCTCTGCTCGGCAGAAGCCGGGAGCTTGAGACGGTAACTGCGCGGCTTGCTGAAATGGAAGAAAAAACAGCTCTGCTTGAAAAAGAGGTCAAAACACTGAAACAGGCTATTCAAGAGCTTGAACATACGCTGAGCAGTCTCCGGGAAGACGGTGAAGCTTTCAGAACAAAGCAGCAGGATGTAAAAGGCAGGCTGTATGAACTCGAAGTCGCTGAAAAGAACATCAATACCCACCTGGAGCTTTACGATCAGGAGAAAGCATCACTAACGGAAAGCAGCCGGGACAAAGAGACGCGTAAATCAGCGCTGGAAGAACAGCTGAGTGAGGCATCAGGCCAGCTGAAAGAACTTGAGGAAGAGATGGACAGGCTGACAAAACAAAAGCAGACCCTATCCTCAACAAAAGAAACGCTCTCTCATGAACTGACAGAATGTAAAATTGCCGCAGCGAAAAAAGAACAGGCGTGCTCGAGTGAAGAAGACAATCTCAAGAGGCTGAGAAAAGAGCTTGAAGAAACGCAGCTCGCTCTGAAAGAAACACGGGAAGATTTAAGCCTGCTGACCTCAGAGATGACGTCCAGCACAAGCGGCGAGGAGCAGCTTGAAGAAGCGGCTCAACACAAGCTTCACGATAAAACGAGAACGATCGAATTGATTGCCAGCCGGCGCGACCAGCGCGTAAAGCTCCAGCGGGCTCTTGATACGAATGAGCTTGAGCTGAAAGAGATGAAGCGGCTGTACAAGCAAAAAACAGAAATTCTGAAAGATGAAGAGGTAAAACTCGGCCGGATGGAAGTTGAGCTTGATAATCTGCTGCAATATTTACGCGAGGAGTACAGCTTATCTTTTGAAGGGGCAAAAGAAAAATATCAGCTCGAAATCGAGCCTGAAGAGGCGAGAAAACGGGTCAAACTGATCAAACTTTCAATTGAAGAGCTTGGCGCGGTCAATCTCGGCAGCATCGATGAATTTGAAAGAGTGAACGAACGGTATCAGTTTTTAACAGAGCAGAAAAATGATCTGACGGAAGCGAAAAATACACTGTTTCAAGTCATTGAAGAAATGGATTCTGAAATGTCGAAGCGATTCCATGAAACGTTTATACAGATCCGTTCGCAATTCAACGACGTGTTCCGTTCCCTGTTCGGAGGAGGACGAGCTGAATTGAAGCTGACCGAACCGAATGACCTTCTCAACTCCGGCGTGGACATTATCGCGCAGCCTCCGGGCAAAAAACTGCAAAACTTAAATCTTTTGTCAGGGGGAGAACGGGCGCTGACGGCCATTGCCCTTTTATTCTCCATTTTGAAAGTAAGGCCAGTGCCGTTCTGCGTGCT